One window of Robiginitalea biformata HTCC2501 genomic DNA carries:
- a CDS encoding methyltransferase domain-containing protein → MSRFKMRSQAAEQMDDLELDEGRLALALADIRRVNRLLGGHATSLAGLRPFLSLEKAGPVHVLDVGCGDGEFLRYLAAYCRREAIPCRLTGWDFNPKTLDQARQASAGYPEIAFRQRDLRNQPEFPEGTLVICNLFLHHFTDTQIRELLAHWLSQGPRAIVVNDLHRNSAAYYLFWFFGLIFMRSPIARSDGRISILRGFRRKDFSRLAAGLPLGRTRLVWRWAFRYLWTLEPKKKLL, encoded by the coding sequence ATGAGCCGCTTTAAAATGCGGAGCCAGGCCGCTGAACAAATGGACGACCTGGAACTCGACGAGGGCCGACTCGCCCTGGCACTCGCGGATATTCGACGGGTTAACCGGTTGCTTGGTGGGCATGCCACGAGCCTGGCAGGCCTCAGGCCTTTTCTCAGCCTGGAAAAGGCAGGCCCGGTGCACGTGCTGGATGTGGGCTGCGGGGACGGGGAATTCCTTCGCTATCTGGCTGCCTATTGTCGGAGGGAGGCGATCCCCTGCCGCCTGACGGGGTGGGACTTTAACCCAAAGACTCTGGACCAGGCACGGCAGGCTTCCGCCGGATATCCGGAAATCGCCTTCCGGCAGCGCGACCTGCGCAACCAGCCGGAATTCCCGGAAGGAACCCTGGTCATCTGCAACCTGTTCCTGCATCATTTTACGGATACCCAAATACGGGAGCTGTTGGCGCATTGGCTCTCTCAGGGCCCGAGGGCCATCGTCGTAAATGATTTGCACAGGAATTCGGCAGCATATTATTTGTTCTGGTTTTTTGGGCTTATTTTTATGAGGTCGCCGATTGCCCGCAGCGACGGGCGCATATCCATACTGCGGGGCTTCAGGCGAAAGGATTTCAGTCGTTTGGCGGCAGGATTGCCCCTGGGGCGCACCCGCCTGGTATGGCGGTGGGCCTTTCGGTACCTGTGGACGCTGGAACCTAAAAAGAAATTGCTATGA
- a CDS encoding type III polyketide synthase, producing MNDVSIVTAQRALPAFSRTTDEILPYLDQWLRDEPDRLRRKARKIFEGAGVDRRYGIMDVAEVFTPSSFEAKNRLYAAGARELGNRALQAALEAAGWEPDSLDILITVSCTGIMIPSLDAYLIDDQGLRGDIIRLPVTEMGCVGGVSGLIYARRFLQAGSASRAAVLAVESPAATFQHNDRSMANIISAAIFGDGASCVLLSNEAGQAGPRILAEGMYHFPESTGLMGFDLTNRGLRMILDPDVPHAIGRNFQQFLGPFLARSGLEITDLRHLIFHPGGRKIVETVSELFRDQLANMDKTREVLRHYGNMSSATVLYVLQAYLEDPSLPPGPALILSFGPGFTAQRMLIEFS from the coding sequence ATGAACGACGTATCGATCGTTACGGCCCAACGGGCGTTGCCCGCTTTCAGCCGAACTACCGACGAGATATTGCCCTACCTGGACCAGTGGCTCCGGGACGAACCGGACCGGCTGCGAAGGAAGGCAAGGAAGATCTTTGAAGGTGCCGGGGTAGATCGCAGATACGGGATTATGGATGTCGCCGAGGTATTTACCCCCTCGAGTTTTGAGGCGAAGAACCGACTGTATGCGGCAGGGGCCAGGGAGCTCGGGAACCGTGCCCTTCAGGCAGCGCTGGAGGCGGCAGGTTGGGAGCCGGATTCTCTGGATATTCTGATTACAGTTAGTTGTACGGGCATCATGATCCCATCGCTGGATGCCTACCTGATCGATGATCAGGGGCTTCGGGGCGATATCATTCGTCTTCCGGTTACCGAAATGGGCTGCGTTGGAGGTGTCTCCGGCCTGATTTACGCCCGGCGTTTCCTGCAAGCCGGCTCGGCGAGCCGGGCCGCAGTCCTGGCTGTGGAATCGCCTGCGGCGACCTTCCAGCACAACGACCGATCCATGGCGAACATCATCAGTGCCGCCATTTTCGGCGATGGGGCGAGCTGCGTGCTGCTCAGCAACGAAGCGGGGCAGGCCGGCCCGCGGATACTCGCCGAAGGAATGTATCATTTCCCGGAATCGACCGGATTGATGGGTTTTGACCTGACCAACCGGGGACTCCGGATGATCCTGGATCCAGATGTGCCCCACGCCATCGGCCGGAATTTTCAGCAGTTTCTCGGGCCGTTTCTGGCCCGGTCCGGCCTTGAAATTACCGACCTCCGGCATCTGATATTCCACCCGGGAGGGAGAAAGATCGTGGAAACCGTGTCGGAACTATTCCGGGACCAGTTGGCCAATATGGACAAAACCCGGGAGGTCCTGCGCCATTACGGCAACATGAGCAGCGCCACCGTCCTCTATGTTTTGCAGGCTTATCTGGAGGATCCCAGCCTGCCACCGGGCCCCGCCCTCATCCTGAGTTTCGGCCCGGGGTTTACCGCTCAACGGATGCTGATCGAGTTCTCGTAG
- a CDS encoding SDR family oxidoreductase, whose translation MNTSRDCALVIGGSKGLGLATVEKIAATGYPVAVVHRDPRKDLEAVREHFEALQNNGAHLLHQNTDAIGGEGRDQFLNALEDWLTPGRKVGLVVFSIAKGNLKRMVESDGLTGRDLAITSEAMAFAFYDWARELKGRGMLGEGACLVAFTSEGSQRVLPAYGAVGTAKAALEALVRQMAVEWAPEGIRVNCLQAGVTQTDSLMRIPGVKKLLDRASRRNPSGRLTRPADVANAVYLLSQPEAAWITGNVLCVDGGERLC comes from the coding sequence ATGAATACTTCAAGAGACTGCGCCCTGGTTATCGGAGGCAGTAAAGGGCTTGGCCTGGCAACGGTGGAGAAGATAGCAGCTACCGGTTATCCGGTTGCGGTTGTTCATCGCGACCCGCGCAAAGACCTCGAAGCCGTCCGGGAACATTTCGAGGCATTGCAAAACAACGGAGCCCATTTGTTGCACCAGAATACGGATGCCATCGGGGGGGAGGGGAGAGACCAGTTTCTCAATGCCCTCGAGGATTGGCTCACACCCGGTCGGAAAGTTGGCTTGGTCGTATTCAGCATTGCCAAAGGCAACCTGAAGCGTATGGTGGAGTCAGACGGCCTGACGGGGCGGGACCTGGCCATTACCTCGGAAGCCATGGCCTTTGCGTTTTACGACTGGGCCCGGGAATTGAAAGGCCGCGGGATGCTGGGTGAGGGAGCCTGCCTGGTTGCATTTACCAGCGAGGGAAGTCAACGGGTTTTACCGGCCTATGGGGCCGTGGGAACGGCCAAAGCTGCCCTGGAGGCCCTGGTCCGCCAAATGGCCGTGGAATGGGCCCCGGAGGGAATCCGCGTCAATTGCCTGCAGGCAGGGGTTACCCAAACGGATTCGCTGATGCGCATCCCCGGGGTAAAGAAATTGCTGGATCGCGCAAGCCGCCGGAACCCGAGTGGCCGCCTGACCCGGCCTGCCGATGTGGCCAACGCCGTTTACCTCCTCAGTCAGCCCGAAGCGGCCTGGATAACCGGCAATGTCCTCTGCGTGGACGGAGGCGAGAGGCTCTGCTAA
- a CDS encoding 3-hydroxyacyl-ACP dehydratase FabZ family protein: MKDDEMKDELQEILNRLPYREPFRFVDELDYVSDTGASGRYTFRPESWFYPGHFPGSPVTPGVLLTECCAQIGLVCLGIHLSGLPGNSAAAPGFALSDSRMEFLLPVSPGETVRVVSEKLYFRFGKLRCDVRLFLTDGRLACKGRLSGMLINSAA, translated from the coding sequence GTGAAGGACGATGAGATGAAGGACGAGTTACAGGAAATATTGAATCGATTGCCCTACAGGGAACCGTTCCGTTTTGTGGACGAATTGGATTACGTCTCTGATACCGGGGCGTCCGGCCGCTATACATTCCGGCCCGAAAGCTGGTTCTACCCCGGCCACTTTCCCGGCAGCCCTGTTACCCCCGGCGTACTGCTCACCGAATGCTGTGCCCAGATCGGGTTGGTTTGCCTGGGGATTCACCTTTCCGGGTTGCCGGGTAATTCGGCGGCGGCACCGGGCTTTGCACTGTCAGATTCCAGGATGGAATTCCTGCTGCCGGTTTCCCCGGGCGAAACTGTCCGGGTGGTGAGCGAAAAACTTTATTTCCGATTCGGAAAGCTGCGTTGCGATGTCCGGCTGTTTTTGACGGACGGGCGTTTGGCGTGTAAAGGCCGGTTATCGGGAATGCTAATAAATTCTGCTGCATGA
- a CDS encoding beta-ketoacyl-[acyl-carrier-protein] synthase family protein, which produces MNRRVVITGLGICAPNAIGTAGFREAMRLGTSGIRHIAELDRLGFRCTMGAAPEIPAEVLETTFTSLERRGLTASGLIYGALAGMEAWEDARLYPEGSDEPDWDSGVLFGTGLLGADTFRAAVNRIDAHEVRRLGSTTVPQIMASGASAWLSGKLGCGNWSGANSSACSTGAEALLLACWHIRNGRAERMLAGSCSDSGPYIWGGFDAMRILSSADPAVPEAACRPLSATASGFVPGSGAGALVLESLESANARGARIYAEILGGAVNSGGQRGGGTMTAANAGGVLRCIRGALADSRVDAGSIDLINGHLTATARDPEEIDGWSAALGRSGSDFPFINSCKDLLGHGLAASGSMEAVASVLQLADQEVFGNTNAQDLHPEIAARIDRTRVPVASRPAALNYLAKASFGFGDVNACIIFRRYEP; this is translated from the coding sequence ATGAACCGACGCGTCGTGATTACCGGGCTGGGTATATGCGCCCCCAATGCTATAGGCACAGCGGGGTTCCGGGAGGCTATGCGGCTCGGAACGAGCGGGATTCGGCATATTGCCGAACTCGACCGGTTGGGATTTCGATGTACGATGGGAGCCGCCCCGGAAATTCCCGCGGAGGTCCTCGAAACTACCTTTACGAGCCTGGAGCGGCGGGGTCTGACGGCATCCGGCCTGATTTACGGAGCGCTGGCGGGTATGGAGGCCTGGGAGGACGCCCGCCTGTATCCGGAGGGATCGGACGAGCCGGATTGGGATTCCGGGGTGCTTTTCGGGACCGGCCTGCTGGGGGCAGACACGTTCCGGGCGGCAGTTAACCGTATCGATGCCCACGAAGTGCGCCGCCTGGGCAGTACTACCGTCCCTCAGATTATGGCGAGCGGGGCGAGTGCCTGGCTGTCGGGGAAACTCGGGTGCGGGAACTGGTCCGGGGCAAATTCCTCGGCCTGCAGCACAGGTGCCGAGGCCTTGCTACTTGCCTGTTGGCATATTCGCAATGGTCGTGCCGAGCGCATGCTTGCGGGGAGTTGCTCCGATTCGGGACCGTACATCTGGGGTGGGTTTGACGCGATGCGTATTTTATCATCGGCGGACCCCGCGGTACCGGAAGCTGCCTGCCGGCCGCTGTCGGCCACCGCGTCGGGATTTGTTCCCGGTTCGGGAGCCGGTGCCCTGGTTCTGGAATCCCTGGAAAGTGCAAATGCCCGGGGAGCCCGCATATATGCGGAAATCCTGGGGGGAGCCGTCAACAGCGGGGGCCAGCGGGGAGGAGGTACGATGACGGCAGCCAATGCCGGAGGCGTGCTGCGGTGTATCCGGGGAGCCCTGGCCGATAGTCGGGTAGACGCCGGTTCCATCGACCTGATCAACGGGCACCTGACGGCCACGGCCCGGGACCCGGAAGAAATCGACGGGTGGTCTGCTGCCCTGGGCCGGTCCGGCAGCGATTTTCCGTTTATCAACTCCTGTAAGGACCTGCTGGGCCACGGCCTGGCGGCATCGGGAAGCATGGAAGCCGTGGCGTCCGTCCTGCAGCTGGCAGACCAGGAGGTGTTCGGCAACACGAATGCCCAGGACCTGCACCCGGAAATCGCCGCGCGCATAGACCGTACCCGGGTCCCGGTGGCGAGCCGGCCTGCAGCCCTGAATTATCTGGCAAAAGCCAGCTTTGGCTTCGGCGATGTCAATGCATGTATTATTTTTAGACGGTATGAACCCTGA
- a CDS encoding acyl carrier protein has protein sequence MKTHPHYETLQQIIRPYLPEDVDPDTVGPDSRLVADLNINSAHLVDIVLDVEDRFDIRLEDADMQEMATVADALGVIDSKLNNP, from the coding sequence ATGAAAACACACCCGCACTATGAAACCCTGCAGCAAATTATCCGGCCATATTTGCCCGAAGATGTGGATCCGGACACGGTGGGTCCGGACAGCCGCCTGGTGGCAGATCTGAATATCAATTCGGCCCACCTGGTGGATATCGTCCTGGATGTTGAGGATCGGTTTGATATCCGGCTGGAAGATGCGGATATGCAGGAAATGGCCACCGTGGCCGATGCGCTGGGGGTTATTGATTCCAAGTTAAACAACCCCTGA
- a CDS encoding arsenate reductase family protein — MSVLATDDKQLTLIYNSETRLGKQALGYLQGSNKAIQDLDISKTKLGNTLWVSLQDRLDKPFDELLALDHPDAPDTGSGNLHPDDWLKMLNENPVLLQYPIVVSGDRIGQLSTPSELVQFFEANSAGLDES, encoded by the coding sequence ATGAGCGTTTTGGCAACTGACGACAAGCAGCTTACACTGATCTACAATTCGGAAACCCGATTGGGAAAACAGGCTTTGGGATATCTCCAGGGCTCCAACAAGGCGATTCAGGACCTGGATATTTCCAAAACAAAACTCGGCAATACGCTTTGGGTAAGTTTGCAGGATCGGCTGGACAAACCGTTTGACGAGTTGCTGGCTTTGGATCATCCGGATGCCCCGGATACCGGAAGCGGGAACCTGCATCCGGATGACTGGCTGAAGATGCTCAACGAGAACCCCGTATTGTTGCAGTACCCGATTGTGGTAAGCGGGGATCGCATCGGGCAGCTCAGTACCCCGTCGGAACTCGTACAATTCTTCGAGGCGAATTCCGCCGGCCTGGACGAATCCTAG
- a CDS encoding HPF/RaiA family ribosome-associated protein: MDINFEYDGVKASLRLEQMAGKKVEKMVDKYDFIVRADIFFKKENTSEPDTGKICNIRLSIPGPRLFAEASTGSYEASIAEAADDLERQLRKRKEKMKNR, encoded by the coding sequence ATGGATATCAATTTTGAATACGATGGGGTCAAGGCGAGCCTGAGACTCGAGCAAATGGCTGGTAAAAAGGTCGAAAAAATGGTCGATAAATACGATTTTATCGTACGGGCCGATATCTTTTTCAAAAAGGAAAACACCTCAGAACCCGATACGGGTAAAATCTGCAATATCCGTTTGAGCATTCCCGGGCCGCGGTTGTTTGCGGAGGCAAGCACGGGAAGCTACGAGGCTTCTATTGCCGAGGCAGCCGATGATTTGGAACGGCAACTCCGAAAGCGGAAGGAAAAAATGAAAAACCGGTAA